From Acidobacteriota bacterium, the proteins below share one genomic window:
- a CDS encoding fatty acid--CoA ligase: MIVPLNEYDFLKRALVAHSNKEAVVCGDTRLTYRQFGERVNRWSNAMSGLGIQKDDRVAMLSQNCHRVLEAFFGTPLLGSILMPLNFRLVAGDFEYILNHGGAKVLIVEEGLTGLIDSIRDRLTTIEHFVVASDDSKAAEEGWLDYETLLAEASPESPPPVDIDENETSALLYTSGTTGRPKGVMLTHRNLYINAINSICEFGIHERDVYLHTLAQFHCNGWGVGYAVTGMGGTHVIIKKFEPAAFFDLVARERVTFACMPPTMINMALNHPMNAAMLDGLPRGVRVGTAGSAPPLATIQGAQEKFGWQVIQIYGLTETAPFLTVSKIKPHMQDWSADQKSRVQAKTGYPMIGVDIRVVDDHGRDVKPDSGEVGEVITRANVVMKGYWRQPEATDAVIVDGWFHTGDMALLDSEGYIEVVDRKKDLIISGGENISSIEVEGLLYKHPAVLEAAVIGVPDERWGETVCALVVLKSGAIASEEELIEFCRASLAHFKCPRRIQFIEALPRTATGKIQKNVLRDKHWSDKAKRVG; the protein is encoded by the coding sequence GTGATCGTTCCTCTCAATGAATACGACTTCTTGAAGCGCGCATTGGTCGCGCATTCGAACAAAGAAGCCGTCGTTTGCGGCGACACCCGGCTCACTTATCGTCAGTTCGGCGAGAGAGTCAATCGATGGTCAAACGCGATGAGCGGTCTCGGCATTCAGAAGGACGATCGCGTGGCTATGCTTTCTCAGAATTGCCATCGCGTGCTCGAGGCTTTCTTTGGCACCCCGCTTTTGGGTTCGATATTGATGCCGCTCAACTTTCGCCTGGTGGCCGGCGATTTCGAGTACATACTCAATCACGGCGGGGCGAAGGTGCTGATCGTGGAAGAGGGACTCACCGGTCTTATCGATTCGATTCGCGACAGGCTTACGACAATCGAACACTTCGTCGTGGCCAGCGACGACTCGAAGGCCGCCGAAGAAGGCTGGCTCGACTACGAGACGCTGCTCGCCGAGGCATCACCCGAGTCTCCGCCGCCAGTCGATATCGATGAAAACGAAACGTCGGCGCTGCTGTACACTTCGGGCACCACCGGCCGTCCAAAGGGCGTAATGCTCACGCATCGCAACCTCTACATCAACGCGATCAACTCGATCTGCGAGTTCGGTATTCACGAACGCGATGTCTATCTGCACACGCTCGCGCAGTTTCACTGCAATGGTTGGGGCGTCGGTTATGCCGTGACGGGAATGGGCGGGACTCACGTGATCATTAAAAAGTTTGAGCCCGCCGCGTTCTTCGATCTGGTCGCGCGTGAGCGGGTCACGTTTGCGTGCATGCCCCCGACGATGATCAACATGGCTCTGAATCACCCGATGAATGCAGCGATGCTCGACGGGTTGCCGCGCGGCGTACGCGTAGGAACGGCCGGCTCGGCTCCTCCACTTGCGACGATTCAAGGCGCCCAGGAGAAATTTGGTTGGCAGGTGATTCAAATCTACGGTCTGACTGAGACCGCGCCTTTCCTAACCGTCAGCAAGATCAAACCTCACATGCAAGACTGGTCCGCCGATCAAAAAAGCCGGGTGCAAGCAAAGACCGGCTACCCGATGATCGGCGTCGACATACGAGTCGTGGATGACCACGGCCGCGATGTGAAACCAGACAGCGGCGAAGTGGGCGAGGTAATAACTCGCGCGAACGTGGTAATGAAAGGCTACTGGCGGCAGCCGGAAGCGACCGATGCGGTGATCGTCGATGGATGGTTTCACACCGGCGATATGGCATTGTTGGACAGCGAGGGTTACATCGAAGTCGTCGATCGAAAGAAGGACCTGATCATCTCGGGCGGCGAGAACATCTCGTCGATTGAAGTCGAGGGACTTCTTTACAAGCACCCCGCGGTGCTGGAAGCCGCGGTGATCGGGGTGCCCGACGAACGCTGGGGCGAGACAGTCTGCGCGCTTGTTGTGCTGAAGTCCGGCGCGATTGCGAGTGAAGAGGAATTGATCGAGTTTTGCCGCGCGAGCCTGGCTCACTTCAAGTGCCCGCGCCGCATTCAGTTCATCGAAGCTCTTCCGCGAACGGCCACCGGAAAGATTCAAAAGAACGTCTTGCGCGATAAGCACTGGAGCGACAAGGCAAAGCGCGTGGGTTAG
- a CDS encoding S41 family peptidase produces MKRLYALVFFLALCAPLTAAGGEARLIRYPHYNHGKIAFTYLADIWTADEDGKNIKRITANKARDVYPRFSPDGKWIAFSSDRNGNADVFLVPSEGGAAKQLTFHSADDTVLGWTPDSRAVLFASSRGDDFTGKLYTVSIEGGMERNAGADMGVNASYSPDGKKLAINRKGQSYWRKYYRGAMQTDVTVMDIASKKFTDLTDFDGIDSWPMWSTDGFIYFVSDREGNGLTNIWRVAEAGGKADRVTSFKTGDVRFPAISADGKVIVFEHDFGLWKLDVASRKAALIKLDIAAETQENLAEVRDFNSQADDYDLAPSGRRIAFSIHGEIFTAPTEEGDLRQITDSPARDKDPGYSPDGKWVAFTSDRSGREEIYLIAADATGEPQKITDLDSLKFSFIWSPNSKEIAFTASDNKLRKYAVDSKQTIELASSKYGNIGGPVWSPDGKWIAFSKADYVRTSDVYLIPSSGGEERKVTFDSFNDVNPQFTHDGRKLYFVRTEAGLGGGGQPSAQIYSVALEREERDPADPEDRPEGDLQDQSNDAVARRVAGAQRTAPPKDINIDWAGLKRRTKQLTRMPFAVFNYAVAPDNRTVVFVTTEPAGIRSIPVIYSIQEDGRRLARVTAGEPPSTDDAGGPGGGFGGFGGGINSLNIARDGRTLFFKEGSSIYSVSIAPATAGFGSGAPAAPAAAASGGREGARRRISFTARVKIDKSTEWAEMFDDAWRTMKYRFYDAGMHGKDWDGARAKYQPLVEFVGDRQELLNIVNEMIGELNASHTGAAPPPRGRDAGGVSTFHLGVELAADDTAGRYKVTHVYEEGPADKDWVRVSAGDYLIAINGKPVKAGDNYWAMLNHRLNRKIEVTFNNKPSEEGAWKSRIEPVSSQAYSQLRYERWVKDRRAMVDKLSNGRIGYLHIQSMNQPSLRRFEKELRENRNKEAVIIDERWNGGGNIEQELLALLVQREYQIWQPRGTEATGRPFAGFFGPKVVLQNWRSASNSEMFPAGFRALGLGKVIGTPTTGAVIGTGSYSLIDGSTVRTPGVGVFLADKNRTNMENYGVKPDIFVENSPEDNLAGRDRQIEVAVQELLKEIGSKAQQARKE; encoded by the coding sequence ATGAAAAGACTCTATGCCCTTGTTTTCTTCCTGGCGTTGTGCGCGCCGCTCACTGCCGCGGGCGGCGAGGCCAGACTCATTCGCTACCCGCATTATAATCACGGAAAAATTGCCTTCACTTACCTTGCGGACATATGGACCGCCGACGAAGACGGCAAAAACATCAAGCGCATCACCGCCAACAAGGCGCGCGACGTCTATCCGCGCTTCTCGCCGGACGGGAAATGGATCGCTTTTTCTTCGGACCGCAACGGCAATGCTGACGTCTTCCTTGTTCCGAGCGAAGGGGGCGCGGCGAAGCAACTCACTTTTCATTCCGCCGACGACACAGTGCTGGGGTGGACGCCTGATTCACGCGCAGTCTTGTTCGCTTCGAGCCGCGGCGACGACTTCACCGGAAAGCTCTACACCGTTTCGATCGAAGGGGGAATGGAGCGCAATGCAGGCGCCGATATGGGAGTGAACGCCAGCTACTCGCCCGACGGCAAGAAACTCGCGATCAATCGGAAGGGTCAGTCTTACTGGCGCAAGTACTATCGCGGCGCCATGCAGACGGATGTCACCGTGATGGATATCGCGTCCAAGAAGTTCACCGACCTTACCGACTTCGACGGGATAGACTCGTGGCCGATGTGGAGCACCGATGGCTTCATCTACTTCGTGAGCGATCGCGAAGGCAACGGGTTGACCAATATCTGGCGAGTCGCCGAAGCCGGCGGAAAAGCCGATCGCGTCACTTCATTCAAGACCGGTGACGTGCGCTTTCCGGCGATAAGCGCGGACGGAAAGGTAATAGTCTTCGAGCACGACTTCGGCCTGTGGAAACTCGACGTGGCCAGCCGAAAAGCCGCGCTGATCAAGCTCGACATAGCCGCGGAGACCCAGGAGAACCTGGCTGAAGTCCGAGACTTCAACTCGCAAGCTGACGATTACGACCTCGCGCCTTCGGGACGCCGCATAGCCTTCTCTATTCACGGCGAGATCTTCACCGCCCCGACTGAAGAAGGCGACCTTCGCCAGATTACCGACAGCCCCGCGCGGGACAAAGACCCCGGATATTCGCCCGACGGCAAGTGGGTCGCTTTCACCAGCGACCGCAGCGGGCGTGAAGAAATCTATCTCATTGCGGCGGACGCGACTGGCGAGCCGCAGAAGATCACCGATCTCGACTCGCTGAAGTTTTCGTTCATCTGGTCGCCGAACTCCAAGGAGATCGCATTCACGGCTTCGGACAATAAGCTCCGCAAGTACGCCGTTGACTCGAAGCAAACAATCGAGCTCGCTTCGTCGAAATACGGCAACATCGGAGGGCCGGTATGGTCGCCCGATGGCAAGTGGATCGCTTTCTCGAAGGCCGACTACGTTCGAACCTCCGATGTTTATCTAATCCCTTCGAGCGGCGGCGAAGAGCGAAAGGTCACCTTCGACTCTTTCAACGACGTGAATCCGCAGTTCACTCACGATGGCCGCAAGCTTTACTTCGTTCGGACTGAAGCGGGATTGGGCGGAGGCGGGCAACCGTCGGCGCAGATCTACTCAGTCGCGCTGGAACGCGAGGAGCGCGACCCAGCCGATCCTGAGGACCGTCCGGAAGGCGACTTGCAGGATCAAAGCAACGACGCGGTCGCGCGCCGCGTAGCCGGCGCTCAGCGCACCGCGCCGCCGAAAGACATCAACATCGACTGGGCCGGTCTCAAGCGGCGAACCAAACAGCTAACTCGAATGCCGTTCGCGGTGTTCAACTATGCTGTAGCTCCGGATAACCGCACGGTTGTATTTGTCACAACTGAACCGGCGGGCATTCGCTCTATTCCGGTCATCTACTCGATACAAGAAGACGGCAGGCGATTGGCCCGCGTTACCGCCGGCGAGCCGCCTTCGACCGATGACGCCGGCGGGCCGGGCGGCGGATTTGGAGGTTTTGGCGGAGGCATCAACAGCCTCAACATCGCGCGTGACGGCCGCACGCTTTTCTTCAAGGAAGGGAGTTCGATCTACTCGGTCTCGATTGCTCCCGCAACCGCCGGCTTTGGGTCCGGCGCGCCCGCCGCGCCTGCCGCGGCTGCATCGGGCGGACGAGAGGGCGCGCGGCGGCGCATCAGCTTCACTGCCCGAGTGAAGATCGACAAGTCGACCGAGTGGGCGGAAATGTTCGACGACGCGTGGCGCACGATGAAATATCGCTTCTACGACGCGGGGATGCACGGCAAGGACTGGGACGGCGCGCGCGCGAAGTATCAACCGCTCGTTGAATTCGTAGGCGACCGTCAGGAGCTTCTGAACATAGTCAACGAGATGATCGGCGAGTTGAACGCATCGCACACCGGCGCCGCCCCGCCCCCGCGCGGTCGTGATGCCGGCGGAGTTTCCACTTTCCACCTGGGTGTCGAGCTGGCCGCCGATGACACCGCGGGCCGCTACAAAGTCACTCACGTTTATGAAGAAGGGCCGGCCGACAAAGACTGGGTCAGGGTGAGCGCGGGCGACTATCTGATCGCCATCAACGGCAAGCCCGTAAAAGCGGGAGACAACTACTGGGCGATGCTCAATCATCGGCTCAACCGCAAGATCGAAGTCACCTTCAACAACAAGCCGTCCGAAGAAGGCGCGTGGAAGAGCCGCATCGAACCGGTTTCGTCGCAGGCTTACAGCCAGCTTCGATATGAGCGATGGGTTAAGGATCGCCGCGCGATGGTGGACAAGCTCTCGAACGGGCGCATCGGATACCTGCACATTCAATCGATGAATCAGCCTTCGCTGCGCCGCTTCGAAAAGGAGCTGCGCGAAAATCGCAACAAGGAAGCGGTGATCATCGACGAGCGCTGGAACGGCGGCGGCAACATCGAGCAGGAGCTGCTGGCCCTACTTGTGCAGCGCGAGTATCAGATATGGCAACCTCGCGGCACTGAAGCTACCGGCCGGCCGTTCGCAGGATTCTTCGGACCGAAAGTGGTGCTGCAGAATTGGCGTTCGGCTTCCAACTCCGAGATGTTCCCGGCCGGCTTCCGCGCTCTCGGATTAGGCAAGGTGATCGGCACCCCAACGACGGGCGCGGTGATCGGCACGGGGAGCTATTCGTTGATCGACGGCTCTACGGTCCGCACGCCGGGCGTTGGAGTGTTTCTCGCCGATAAGAACCGGACGAACATGGAGAACTACGGCGTGAAGCCCGACATCTTCGTCGAGAACTCGCCTGAAGACAACCTGGCAGGCCGCGACCGGCAGATCGAAGTGGCCGTCCAAGAGTTGTTGAAGGAAATCGGCTCGAAGGCTCAGCAGGCTAGAAAGGAATAA
- a CDS encoding alpha/beta hydrolase, producing the protein MPNIQTARLNIYYELHGDGEPLLLIRGLGSTSDGFKAQVDGLSPHFRVISFDNRCVGRSDQPQEPFTIADMADDTAALLDALGIESAHVFGVSLGGMVAQELVLRHPKKVRWLVLACTHAGPRTAVRSPEWAVRIFNESREMPRAEALRSSVPLLFAKKTVTERPELIEETLAVMANNNQPKSSYLLQLGAVMGHETFDRLSEITHRTLVLTGKEDTLVDPGNSRLIASRIPGARLIEFEATGHVFFTEKSEEVNRTLVGFFQEGR; encoded by the coding sequence TTGCCAAACATTCAGACAGCCCGCCTCAATATCTACTACGAGCTGCACGGCGACGGCGAACCTCTGCTCCTTATTCGCGGGCTCGGCAGCACCAGCGATGGATTCAAAGCACAAGTCGATGGGTTGTCGCCACACTTCCGGGTGATTTCATTTGACAACCGATGCGTCGGCCGCTCCGATCAGCCGCAAGAACCTTTCACGATCGCCGACATGGCTGACGATACAGCGGCGTTGCTGGACGCGCTGGGCATCGAGAGCGCCCACGTGTTCGGGGTATCGCTCGGGGGAATGGTTGCGCAAGAGCTTGTGCTTCGCCACCCGAAGAAGGTACGGTGGCTGGTGCTCGCATGCACTCACGCGGGCCCGCGCACGGCGGTGCGCTCGCCCGAGTGGGCGGTTCGCATTTTCAACGAGTCGCGAGAGATGCCGCGGGCCGAAGCGCTCCGCAGTTCGGTTCCGCTGCTGTTTGCGAAGAAGACAGTCACCGAGCGGCCTGAGCTTATCGAGGAAACTCTCGCGGTGATGGCGAACAACAATCAACCGAAGTCGTCTTATTTGCTCCAGCTCGGCGCGGTGATGGGACACGAAACGTTTGATCGGCTCTCAGAGATAACTCACCGGACTCTGGTGCTCACCGGGAAAGAAGACACGCTGGTCGATCCAGGCAACTCGCGCCTGATCGCCAGCCGCATACCCGGCGCGCGGTTGATCGAATTCGAAGCAACGGGCCACGTCTTCTTCACCGAGAAGTCTGAAGAAGTGAACCGCACGCTCGTTGGTTTTTTTCAAGAGGGACGATGA